From the genome of Lotus japonicus ecotype B-129 chromosome 6, LjGifu_v1.2, one region includes:
- the LOC130724996 gene encoding uncharacterized protein LOC130724996, giving the protein MSTGKKESVKGKIERTAGGARVMGLHTSSSAQSKKNSTPSRKHYTSRATPIQNPEAPVSEDISNSFVSANDEDNAATSTHSSDETISDQPDKEGSLSKDSSPSSKNPNSKAEDSKDALSVEPMKTPPIVHDIFDGDDSEEVPLASVAARILKRRRASVGKTPVSQKKKAKSTPVSSKSRLVDVQSKEKQKVVESSGKKAKKTTVKKKVSRVELDSDSDVEADVLDITASDRKNFSGKRIPQDIPSIPLDNVSFHAAENAIKWKYVFQRRIAKEREIGSDVLECKEIVALITRAGLRKTVMEIGKCYDKLVKEFLVNLSDDVGNPASPEFRKVYVRGQCVNFSPAIINKALERSVVEFVEEELSLDTIAEELTGGKVTKWPAKKLLSTGYLTVKYAILNRIGVVNWIPSNHTSAVSAILAKLIYRIGTEIHFDFGSFVFTQTLKHDETCAVKLPVSFPSLLTAIILKQHPHILGVNDVPFSRGNPITLNHRLFLEPHVLDIDLPSNRTFVPASMSASGTKSVLSELEDISKELQETIRVAAARKLKVDVLIQSLKEEAGQEGEPAATAEKEGSADNEEEHSSSSSDV; this is encoded by the coding sequence ATGTCTACAGGCAAGAAAGAATCTGTGAAgggaaagatagagagaactgctggtggtgctagggttatggGTCTGCACACAAGTTCTTCCGCTCAATCCAAGAAGAACTCAACTCCATCCAGGAAGCATTACACGTCACGTGCAACACCAATACAAAACCCTGAAGCCCCTGTGTCTGAGGATATTTCAAACTCTTTTGTTTCTGCAAATGATGAAGACAATGCCGCAACGTCTACACATTCCTCAGATGAGACAATCTCTGATCAGCCTGACAAGGAAGGTTCACTCTCAAAGGATTCTTCACCTTCGTCCAAGAATCCTAATTCCAAGGCTGAAGATTCAAAGGATGCTCTGTCAGTAGAGCCTATGAAGACACCTCCCATTGTTCACGATATCTTTGATGGTGATGATTCAGAGGAAGTACCCTTGGCGAGTGTTGCTGCCAGGATACTTAAAAGAAGAAGGGcatctgttggaaaaacccctGTGAGccaaaagaagaaagcaaagtCCACTCCTGTCTCTTCAAAATCAAGACTAGTGGATGTGCAAAGCAAGGAAAAGCAAAAGGTTGTGGAGTCCTCTGGCAAGAAAGCAAAGAAGACTACTGTGAAGAAGAAGGTTTCCAGGGTTGaactggattcagattcggatgTTGAAGCCGATGTCCTGGACATCACGGCTTCTGATCGAAAGAATTTTTCTGGTAAGCGCATTCCCCAGGATATTCCTTCAATTCCACTTGATAATGTTTCTTTTCATGCTGCTGAGAATGCCATCAAATGGAAGTATGTCTTTCAGAGACGTATTGCTAAGGAAAGGGAAATTGGGTCTGATGTTTTGGAATGCAAGGAGATTGTTGCTCTTATCACAAGAGCTGGTTTGAGGAAGACTGTTATGGAGATTGGCAAGTGTTATGATAAGCTAGTGAAGGAGTTCCTAGTCAATTTGTCTGATGATGTTGGCAATCCTGCCAGTCCTGAATTTAGAAAAGTCTATGTGAGAGGTcagtgtgtgaatttctctcctgCAATCATAAATAAAGCACTTGAGAGGagtgtggttgaatttgttgaagaagaactcTCTCTGGACACCATTGCTGAAGAATTGACTGGAGGAAAGGTGACGAAATGGCCTGCCAAGAAGCTTCTCTCTACTGGATATTTGACTGTGAAGTATGCAATTTTGAACAGGATTGGAGTGGTGAATTGGATTCCCTCTAATCATACCTCTGCAGTCTCTGCTATACTGGCCAAGTTGATCTACCGTATAGGAACTGAGATTCATTTTGATTTTGGCTCTTTTGTCTTTACTCAAACCCTGAAGCATGATGAGACTTGTGCAGTGAAGCTTCCTGTCTCTTTTCCTTCACTTCTGACTGCTATCATCCTGAAACAACATCCTCATATTCTTGGTGTGAATGATGTGCCCTTTTCCAGAGGAAATCCTATTACCTTGAACCATCGCTTATTCTTGGAacctcatgtcctggacattgatcTGCCATCCAATAGGACATTTGTGCCTGCTTCTATGTCAGCTTCTGGAACAAAGAGTGTTCTTTCTGAATTGGAAGATATTTCTAAGGAGTTGCAAGAAACCATCAGGGTTGCTGCTGCAAGGAAGCTTAAGGTGGATGTGTTGATTCAAAGTCTCAAGGAGGAagctggtcaagagggtgagccTGCAGCTACTGCTGAGAAAGAAGGATCTGCAGACAATGAAGAGGagcattcttcttcttcttctgatgttTAG